The Rattus norvegicus strain BN/NHsdMcwi chromosome 9, GRCr8, whole genome shotgun sequence genome contains the following window.
tctctttctcccccaccACCCCCCTGGCACTAACTGTGCCCACTGGTGTCCCACACAAGTGATAGACAAACAAGAGCAGGATCCTGGGTGCTGAATTGTCAACTTGAACATCCCAGTCCCGTTTCACAGACAGCAAGCCAGAGCCCGAGGGTTAGTGAGTCAGTGACGGTGATTATCAAGGCGGACCTCTGGTCTTTCATGGTCTTCTGGATCTGAAAGTTGAATTCTACAAGTGTGTTCTACCCAGACTGGCTGCATCAGAATCTCCAGGAGGCGATGAGAAACCTGAGTCTGATGGTTCACTGTGAAGAACACAAGAATTCTGTGTTGTCCCACCCTGTGTCAGATTTCaacaaggaacacccattctccACCATCAAACTATAAAACTGAAGCTTTCTGGGGTCTATGTAATCGTCAAAGCAAAGAGTCCTTGAGGCCAGACACTGGCTTAGTTGctctcctgttgctgtgataaaacaccatgaccatggccaAGCAGCTTATAAAAGAGACCCAGGATTTCCATCTCTGTCTTAGGGCCAACTCCCTTGAGAAGCAGGCTGAGGCTCACTATGACGTCTCCAAGACTGCTGTACACAAGAGTGCTTCTCATTCCCACAGAGCGGCTTCCCACTGCTGCCACCATGGGTCTTTATACCTAGAAATCAGAGTGGGGCAAAGGGAAAGAGGCCAGAGAGTATGTGAAGCCccgagttccatccccaggaccatgttaaaaaaaaaaaaaagaaaaactgaaattcCTTAATGTTAAATAGTAAAGTTCAGGAGTGTCATCCTGCCTGTGAAGAAACGCTGTAGGTAATGACTTAACCTACTCCTGTCAACTTCTTGCCTTAAGGTCCTTAAGATGGACCATGGTCTTCTTTACATAAATTATCAATCTTTGCAATGTAACAGTATAAATTGATGGTAATCACATTCCTAACCGTGTCCTGTGAAGGTGGAGTGAAACTCAAGGCTGAAAGTCATAGTTAAAGGCATCTGACACCCTGCTCCAAATTAGTTCATGTAGGCATTACTCACCATCACGCCTGCTCCTATAATCCCCGGGAACCACCATTCGTAGCAGGAGATGGGGTTTTGAGAAACCGAGTCTGCCTCCACTAAGCTGATGCCCAGGGGGATACAATTGATAACAACTCCTAGCAGGACCAGAATGAGCAGGCTGAAGCCATTGCAGGATGTCCACCCCTCACAGCACGTCATGGCTTTCCTGGTTCAGTTAGAATCCTCCTCAGAGTGGCTGGGCTTGTGTAGTGCTGCCTGGCCTTTTATCCCCATGTTCTGGTTAAAGTTTACCACTTATGAAAAATGAGCTGTGGAAAGCAGTTCAGAGTCCAGTAGGGCAGGATGTTATTATGGGGATTATGACGGGAACCAATAATCATATTATGATAGGATGAGGGGGAACAGGCAGGGAAACAAATCTGTGTTTGCTGAGTGGCGAATTTATACATGAATGTAGTTGAGttaaaagtgataaaaaaaaatgggcttgTGTGACATAATTCCTAAAATATTCCTTTACTGGTGAGCCTTgtaaaaagaagacaaaaggtATATCCAATTAGATTAAACTACTTTTCATATGTCAATATTATTGGATAAGATAAGGACATTATATAAAGTATCCTTATTTTAGAGTTATTCAGTAAGAATATGAACATTctataaaattaaggaaaacagTTCTCTCCAAGTATTCCCGATTACTCTAAATGTTCGTGTTTCCTTTCAGGCTGTTGTCTCACATACAGCATTTTTATCCTGAATTCTTCCAGTCTTATAAAGTAGAACATTTGTACACAACTAACCTACAACATCTGGGAGGTTTGGCTAATGGTACCAGAAAGCAGTGACCAAACATGGGAACTCTGATAAAAGCAACAGTAGGGAGACTGGCCGGAACACGATGCTGTCTGGCTTTTTTCAGACCTTGAACCATGTACCACGGTTTCTTTTTCTAGACTGTGACTCTATGCTCTTTTCCTCCTAGCACGTGAGCCCTCACGGAAAGACCTTATCAACTGGAAGAAGCTTCAGGTGCAAAAGTGCTCGTTCACACTGAGTGGTCACCATAGCCCACAGGAGGCTGCGTTGATGGGGGGTCCCCAAGAGGCGTGGCTAAGCATCTGAATCTAGGCCCCCATGTACACGAAGGCCAGGTTTGAAACTGCAGCTGCTCTCTTGATTGTCTGATCCTGCCTGCTGCATTCTGTTCATTCACTGGAAGATGAGTCATGGGGCCGTACCTGAGTACGGGTAGCTGGTAAGATTCAAATGAATACATCCTGAAGAACACACAGACATCAGCCAGCTCTGCCTACAACACCCTCCTTCTGCCCCCAGAACAGATTCCACAGATTCTGCTGCACATGATGATGATTACAGTAGTAGAGTCTGCTGCATTTACTGGGGGTCTGGTGAAAAACACGTGCGTGTGGAGAGGAGGGACCTCCCAGGGGCTTGCTATATCTTGCTTTTTACCTTACAAAGAACAACTGCAGTCCTGGCCTGTAATCTCACAATCAATTCTCCTTTCCTACTCTCtggtttctgggttttgttttttgattggttggttggtttttgtttgttcgcttggttggttggtttttttttttttttttttctgcaaccaaaggagctaaaaccaaaaggttttttttttttttttttttttaacgaaaACCAGTTATTGGAAAGTACACTAATTATTTGGCACGTGGCATGACAAAACCAGAGGAAGTTCAGAAGAAAGGAGGTTACTCAGACAGGCAGGAACCATTGTTCTGTTAGGCACTGAGAATGGTTAGAATTTGACAAAGGTGTGATGACAGAAACATTCTTGTAACCATGTCAGCCActcaccaaaaaggaaaaaaagaatcaaaattctTGTGGCTGTGTTAAGTGAGAAGAGATGCAGTTGCGGGATTCTGTATGTCATGTTGAAAAGGCCGGAGGACAGGCAAGGGGCTTTGCTTGTCTGCAGGAAGCCTCCCCAGAACATAACTAGACTACTGGAGGAGAGCAGCAGCTCCTGGAGCGGTCATGTCCAAACACTGATTTAGGTGCAGGTCAGGAGGCCGCCGTCCCTGGTTTCATAGTGCCTACCCCACACTCCAGGCTGGAGGCAGAGCCTGGGTTCCACCTCACTACTGTCCTTACAACTGCATCTTAAGGTCTGTTGAACTGTCAAGGGAACCATGAAACACAGAAGGCTCAGTCTGTGCTGTGGTCCCTCTCCGCCGTCTAGTCATTGCCTCTCCAGGTTTCAGATGCAGATGGCCATGGGGAAATACCACTTTGTTTACAGGAAGGACAACTGGACAGACACTGAAATGCATAACAAAGAAGACAGAGCCGTCCTATTCAAGGATATGGAGAAGACTTTTTAGACTATCTAGGTTGCAACATTGGATCGTTTGAAAACAGTTTGAACTGCGTTTATGCTTGTGAGTCTAGAATGACGTAATATTCTCATGTAAGTCAGGCCTCCCCAGCTATCTGCTCAACCCTCCGTCACGAAAAGGGTTCACATGAGATAAGCCAGGTCTTACCCATGAAGTCTAACCGGTTGAACCAACCCAGCAAGAATTCAAGGGATATGAATAGGTAGTAAGGCTGCCTTAGCATGTCTTGATAAAGCATGAGCTACATATGACACACAGAGTACATAGCATAGGGGGCCACTGACATAgtgatatacatatatgaatatatatttatgaattttcctctcaTCTCCACACTTATTTATACATATCCACTTACAGTTAAGACCACGTGACTACTTCAAACCACTGGAAAGAGGGGGAAAGAAACCATGCCACTTTCAAGCCAACTTGCCTTGCAAGGACTAGGTCCACCCACCTCGTTTTCTGCCATAGACTGGAAACAACTTACCAATCTAAGAAGTCGTGCACTTACTATGCCCAATACCTTCTCCACCCCATctcctgaataaataaataaagagccCTTGGCCCACCTGAAACTAACCAGGATTGttgacatcaaaaaaaaaattctgttgaCTCGGTATAAGTACATGTTTGTGTCTATTTCAGTAGCATTCACTTCCTTATTCTATTCAGTGTCaaactctgtctctcttctgGAGACAAACTCTCCTGGAGTCTGCAACCTGTCTTCCCAAATATCATTTCCAAAAGTCTGCaaagtaataacaataataataataataatagacagtgaaacaatattttttcattgttttattaataaattatattggGGAAAGAGGGAACACTTGAAAGTTAAGACGTGTGGAGTATACAGCCAATGTAAGCAGATATATAAGTTCATGCATTCCTTGAAGAGGTAAATGTTTCAAAATAATAGAACATATTAAAATCGCTTTCAGTCAGCTGAGATCATTAACGTGAATTTTCTGGACCTTCACAAACTCTGTCCTGTTTTCATTACAAAGCAGACTAGAGCTGGCAGTAAGTTCATAGCGGGCTGAGGGtgggtttttaaaatataaacacattaTAACGTTCCCTGTGTCCGTGTTACACATGTGACACGAGTGTCAGGAATCGTCCATGTTTGAAGGTGGAAGGGCCCTGAGTTCAGCTTTCAGGACTCCATAGATGCATATGCTATTAATGTGGAAGAGATTCCGAGTTCAAGTCCATTACTTCATCAATAAATGAGCAAATTCAGGGAGGCTGACTTACTTATCCGTGGTTACACAGCTGCACAGGATAGACTTGTTTTAATCTTCTGATGTGTTTCTACTAAGCCCTACAGCTTGGTAGGTGAAATGGAAAGGGTTATACTACATAGTCTAAAATCGAAGTATGTGAACCTCGCTCCTACCATCGCCTGCCCGGAGGCCAGGAGGCCAGCAGCCATGCTAGCAGCAGCACTGCTTCTTGCAGCCACACTTCTGCTGGCAGCAGCATTTCTGCTGACAACAGCCCTTTCCACAGCCGCAGCCACagccacaggagccacagccacAGGAGCGGCGGCAGCAGCTGCGGCGGCAGCAGACGACCACAGGCCTGCAAcagccacagcagccacagcagccaccACAGCAGCCACCGCAGCAGCCGACCCGGTAGCACCTGCAGGAGGTGCAGCTGCTACAGCCGCCGCAGCCACCGCAGCCACCGCAGCCTCCACAACCACCACAGCCGCCACAACCGCCACAGCTGCCACAGCCGCCACAGCCACCGCAGCTGCCGCAGCCGCCACAACCGCCACAGCCACCGCAGCCGCCACAGCCACCGCAGCCGCCACAGCCACCGCAGCCGCCGCAACCTCCACAACCACAGCAACCCATGGTGTCAGTAGAGAGGACTTGGATCAAGTGAATGAAAGAGCAActtaggagaggagaggatgatcTGATGCCGCCTTCTGCTGGGGGCAGGGCTTATATACCATCTTGGGGCAGGCATGACCCAAGCACGTGATTTCTATAGTTTATCTCGGCTTCCTCGAGAGAATTCTTCAGCACTTCAGGTTTCCTTCCTTCTTCGGGACCTTTAACCTCACAAACAGCTTAATTTTAGCTCTGGGTTTATTTGTTCTGAAAACATATTTACAGCTGGGTTCTGGAATAGCTTGCCTACGTACTATTGTCTACACAGCCAAGGAGAGTCTCCCTGGAGGAAGTTTTTATTTGAACCTAGCATGACTGGACTCGTGAAACCATCCCTTCCCCACGGCCTTTCCAGGTCATCACTGATCCCAGCAGAGATGATGCAAAGAAATATTTTCCGAGGACCTGCCAACCAGAGGCCTCAAAACTAATATTTCCAGAATCAGTGTGCACTTGGTCCACATGTGCAGTAgcttgggtttgatcccagcgCTGCAAAGAATATTTAAATAGACAAggtttcttggttttttgttgtttgtttgtttttttttttaagagagataGTGAAAGTCCCCTCAAAAGTTTGTCAAAAGAGGACTCTTCCAGAATTTCACGATACCTGGCTGCTGTTGTACTATCAGCCATGTGAAGTCTACCTGCACAAATGATGCCTATggacagcccttggtcctgtgcctCCTGGTTGTGAGTGACACTTGTCCCCTATGGTGTAGTGCCTTTCTATGGGATCATAAATGGGACACTGGGAATAATAAGAAAACACAACAGTGTTAGAAGACCACTGAAATACACCCAAGAATGAAGTACAAATGAAGCTTAGTCCCCACCCCTGCAGAAAGCCACACTACAGCCATAGCATCTGTGTAAGCAGATAACTTCTATGCCGAGTGCTAAGCCCTATCTTATAGCCATTTGTCACAAAGTCAATAGCAGAAGTGTCCATGTGTTATGACTCTTCAATTATCAGAGACTGGGTGGTAGCTGAGGTGTTCAGCCTGCCGCTCTTTGTCACAGCAACCATGACCAGTTCTCCTGCTGTGGCAGTGGGCAAGCGGGAGGGCTGGATCTCCTGCTCTCCcaccctcagggccagctctcccatgctcctgctacctgggccagctctactgtgctgtccaGGCTTGGtgcaggggtggggttgggggtgggggctgctctcccaagtgctgacagAGCCAGCTCTCTCACTCATGCCCTGAGGGCCAGCTCTCTCAAGCACCCCAGGCAAGGGGTGGGCCTGCTCTCTGGAATGTCTGAGTACCAATGCCCTGGTGAGGTTCAGGGCAATTCTTAAGGCCTTGGACATCGGGATGGCACCAAGAGGAAGCCCTGGCAGGACGTCTGCATGGCCTCAGGTTGTAACATTGACACAGACCCCTATTACTACTACACAGCCATGGAGCCAGACATGGCCAAGACCTAACTATGGCCCCAGGTGGCAGCgcaggctactcacatcaggATGGTTGTCACCACCCTCTCTTGTctccagttcctcctctcttcaGAGAGCACACACggtccccttctcttcctctctcacctcTACACCACACACTTCCTTATCACAGTGGCACCTCTGGGTCTCTGCTGCCCATCCATCGCATAGCATGGCTTCCAAGCTCACCCACGCTTGCTCCcctcacagctccctgcacagGCACTCAGAGCGCAGCACACGAAGCCTCTCGCACCTGCTCAGCGACCAAGCCAAGCCTGCTGTGTGACAGAAATACTTTAAAGGTGAGGAGAGACAGGTGAAGTTGTCCAGTCCTTCCTAAAGCATGAGTAAAAACTGGCTGTTTGCGGCGAGCAGCAGCCAGAGCggatccatccatctgcctgtgGCTGTAGACATCTTCTCTGTAGTTCTGGGGTGCTGCAGTGCCTATGCAGAGAccagagctgctgcaggccagcACTGAGCAGCGCTCTGAACACGAAACAAGCTTAGATTTTTACTTAGATTTGCTCACATTAAAGTCTAAATATGGCACTACAAAGCAGACTTGTGAATATCATTTTTGAAAAAGGTGTATGTTTTAAAAGTGTGAATGAATAGTATGGATTCACTtgtgtaattttgttttatttgaagaCTGAGCgctcaggggttggggagacAGCTTGGtaaataaagtgcttgccatgcggcctaaggacctgagtttggatccctaacACCCACGTAAAAAATTCCACACagcaatctcagcactggggaggcagaaaccagGGGCTGACTGAGCAAGGAAGCCAAACCTAGACCAGGGAGCAGTAGGAAACACCTCACCTCACGGGGAGGAAGACATTCTGAAGTCgacttctgccctccacacatgTCCACATGGGCAGGTGTGcctgtacacacatatgtgtacatgcatacaccatGTATACATGGACACACAAAAAATTAATAGTAATTTGAACCTCTTATTTTAACCTTGTACATATTGGAAGCTTTTAAATTTCACTTtttctgtttgtgtctttttcttctccctttttaaAATGGGGTCGGTCTCATGACGACCCACCTGTGTCGTTCGCACACTCTTGAGCTCAAGCATCCTCCGTTCTCAGCCAGGAAGATAAGTGCACGTGACCACACTGAGTACAAAGGTAATTTTGAAGCGTGTGGCCAGcactttcctttgtcctcttgaCAACTTTATATCGTTTAACTATTAATTTGGTTTCATCAGTTAGGTCGAATGATGTTGGGGTACACAGGTGAAAGCATGTTTAGCAAACTATGTTGTGAGAGAATGCATGATGtttagaaggaatataaatatgacagGCGGTGAGAGCGCGAGCGTTGGTTTGCCTTGCTAGTCTCTGCTGACGACACACGTGTATTGGCTCATCTTACATTGCGTTGCCGAGCTTTGCTTCTGGGACTTCAAGAGAGAAACCCGCCAAAGAACTTCTCCTGAGGTTCCCacagcttcttgctgcttccgaGATTCAAGCCAATGGGCCAGCCTCATGGTTTCCTCGGGATTGAATGGCAGTTACTGGTTTTGCCAAGTACACTGACTGGTCTGCAGGTGCtggtttgtgcatgcatgtgtgtatgtgtgcatgcatgcgtgtgtgtgtgtgtgtgtgtgtgtgtgtgtgtgtgtgtgtgtctggtgagTAGACTCGACTGAAGAACTAATTCATGTGcggtgtttgctagtggactggactgagaacaatgaagattggaatcgccccaaagaactatttctaaacaggaccATTGCCCCAGCACCCtaataacctttcctttccaccacctctggtgggtggtgcgctagaggggaggttgaacTCTTATTAAAATAGGTTATGAAAGATACATGTCAACAGGGCAATGAGCTACCACACTTAAAAGTTGTCCATGAGGACAACCCCAAGATGCTACCCTTCTGCGGAGGAGTGGAAGGGGTGGTCTGGGTAGGTCAGCTCAAATCTCACCTTCATAGAATTTACCCCTGTCTTAGAAAACGAGCCCTGGATTGTTCTTCCCTAAATCATCCAAGGCAAGAACAGACTAAGAGGATAAGAGAGGGAATTCTTTAAAATGCAGTGTATAGcctatttttcttcttgtttctaggATGCTATAAATAGAATACCATTTGGGGAGGTGTTATTGAATGTGACATCGAGAGGgatgacatgattttttttaaaaaaatatagtgtGGTGCACCCCAGGGGAGCCCCCACCCCACATTCAACTAATGGTTCCTAGAGGGGCTAGGAGCATGtatctcagtggttagagcacttacctagAATAGAGCAGGCCCAGGATCCAacccacagtaacacacaggATTATGTAACAGGTACCAGAGATACGAGGGTTAAAGGGACACATGTCCCTCCAATACCTGTCCCATGGTCCTGTGTTAGACtccatatttgcttttctgtGGACATTTCTTATAAAAACCAGACATGGCTTGTTTTAATTTATGATATTTCGGTCTATATTCAGCAAACCTTGCCTTTCACCATTTCTTGTCTTTCAAAAATGCACAAATCTACACTCAAGCTcaaggaaaatacacacacacacgctgggaaacaaaaatataactCTGGATTAGAGTGAAGAGAAAGCCAAATGAAAGAGTCATTTGGCCTCTTGTGGCACAGCAGG
Protein-coding sequences here:
- the LOC134480597 gene encoding small cysteine and glycine repeat-containing protein 6-like; this translates as MGCCGCGGCGGCGGCGGCGGCGGCGGCCGGCGGCGGCSSCTSCRCYRVGCCGGCCGGCCGCCGCCRPVVVCCRRSCCRRSCGCGSCGCGCGCGKGCCQQKCCCQQKCGCKKQCCC